A single genomic interval of Helianthus annuus cultivar XRQ/B chromosome 13, HanXRQr2.0-SUNRISE, whole genome shotgun sequence harbors:
- the LOC110899302 gene encoding basic leucine zipper 9 → MILNNSFECYPHTIMDNFNHKPFTMSRTFSEIDFEELFKQSMGSDADHRGHPPSDGLFSAADSVVFSNDDSKNYAAGCSLDVAVQYRNQENLNRFSTSGGMLGNSIWSQNIIPQNSSVTMTMDAQSSICAESPTSEIKPIRRDNNAIGTTSDEEQSDYDPEIETGQCEQSNDVVDVKRIKRMVSNRESARRSRRRKQAHLTDLEQQVEKLRAEYSVLFKQLTTATHQYNDASTNNRVLKSDVEALRAKVKLAEDTLARGSLTSSLSHLIQNHLTTPQMFNYQNVPRMGNVSPTITVCGDDHRPHSGLHVPGQHMMAGLGVEPDIFNGNANSGISSDGGSCVTEMWPQDAHSPV, encoded by the exons ATGATTCTAAATAATTCATTTGAATGTTACCCACATACCATCATGGATAACTTCAATCACAAACCATTCACCATGAGCAGAACTTTTTCTGAAATTGATTTTGAAGAGTTGTTTAAGCAGTCAATGGGAAGTGATGCTGATCACCGGGGTCACCCGCCTTCGGATGGGTTGTTTTCGGCTGcagatagtgttgtttttagtaaTGATGATAGCAAAAACTATGCTGCTGGTTGTTCTCTTGATGTTGCTGTTCAGTATAGAAATcag GAGAATCTAAATAGGTTTTCAACTTCTGGCGGAATGCTCGGTAACTCTATATGGTCTCAGAATATTATTCCACAGAACTCTAGTGTCACGATGACAATGGATGCTCAGTCCTCGATTTGTG CTGAGAGCCCAACTTCAGAAATCAAACCAATAAGGCGGGATAACAACGCCATCGGGACAACTAGTGATGAAGAACAATCAGACTATGATCCAGAGATTGAAACCGGCCAATGTGAACAGAGCAACGATGTAGTGGATGTAAAAAGGATCAAAAG GATGGTTTCAAACCGAGAATCTGCTAGGCGCTCAAGAAGAAGAAAACAAGCACATTTAACAGATCTTGAGCAACAA GTGGAAAAGCTACGAGCAGAGTACTCAGTTTTGTTCAAGCAACTCACGACTGCTACGCACCAATACAATGATGCTTCAACCAACAACCGAGTGCTCAAGTCAGATGTGGAAGCCTTGAGAGCTAAG GTTAAGTTGGCTGAAGATACCTTGGCCAGGGGTTCATTAACATCTAGCCTGAGCCACCTTATTCAGAACCATTTAACCACTCCCCAAATGTTCAACTATCAAAATGTGCCTAGAATGGGAAACGTCTCTCCAACCATAACCGTTTGTGGGGATGACCATAGACCCCACTCTGGCCTACACGTTCCCGGGCAACATATGATGGCTGGACTAGGTGTTGAGCCTGACATCTTTAATGGTAATGCGAACAGTGGTATAAGCAGCGATGGTGGAAGTTGTGTAACTGAAATGTGGCCTCAGGATGCTCATAGTCCCGTTTGA